CATGGTAATTAGCGATATAATGATGCCTAATATGTCAGGCCTGGGACTGCTAAAAATACTCAAAGAGCACTACCTTAAAAGGATTCCGGTAATTCTTATTTCTTCACTTGACAAATGTGAAATTATTCTATCAGCATTAAAAATGGGAGCAGATGATTTTGTGCTTAAACCTGTGAATTTTCTTGAATTAAAGATTAGAATAGAAAAGCAAATAAATGCCAAAGCAAGAGTTTTTCAGGATAAATAAAATAGCTTTTTTTCAAGCTTAAAATTAATGGTAACATAACTATATAGTGATGAGATGGATAATTAATAATATCAATAGAAAATGGCACATAAAAAAAATTGTGGGACTTGGTTTTGGGTTCGCCCTATTGATATCCGTTTTAAGCAGTATTGTTTCTTACTTAAGCACTAATCAGGTTTTAAAAGCCACTAA
This sequence is a window from Bacteroidota bacterium. Protein-coding genes within it:
- a CDS encoding response regulator, giving the protein MKILIVDDDPIILETLSRILTADGFEVITASDGVKAFDLLEEKKIDMVISDIMMPNMSGLGLLKILKEHYLKRIPVILISSLDKCEIILSALKMGADDFVLKPVNFLELKIRIEKQINAKARVFQDK